In Sphingomonas sp. G-3-2-10, a single window of DNA contains:
- a CDS encoding A24 family peptidase, with translation MTPDWIWPVFLGVLGAVFGSFIATIAIRWPQERSSAGMNRSECDSCGRTLRGFELVPLLSFAALRGRCARCNAAIPVSHFVTELLGLAIGMSAGLVAPGPEGAAGAVFGWLLLALGALDLAAFWLPNLFTGALAATGIMTAFSGFAPPVEDRLIGGIAGFASLMLVAAAYRGLRGREGLGGGDPKLFGAIGLWLGWQALPMVLLAACMVGLGAVAALRLGGKPMGMQDRLPLGVMLAAAAWVTWLGQAYERMA, from the coding sequence ATGACGCCTGACTGGATCTGGCCGGTATTTCTCGGCGTGCTGGGCGCAGTGTTCGGCAGCTTCATCGCGACGATCGCGATCCGCTGGCCGCAGGAGCGTTCGTCGGCGGGGATGAACCGGTCCGAATGCGACAGCTGCGGCAGGACGCTGCGGGGGTTCGAGCTGGTGCCGCTGCTGAGCTTCGCCGCGCTGCGCGGGCGGTGCGCGCGATGCAATGCGGCGATCCCGGTCAGCCATTTTGTCACCGAACTGCTGGGACTGGCGATCGGCATGTCGGCGGGGCTGGTCGCGCCGGGACCGGAGGGCGCGGCGGGGGCGGTGTTCGGCTGGCTGCTGCTTGCGCTGGGCGCGCTCGATCTGGCGGCGTTCTGGCTGCCCAACCTGTTTACCGGCGCGCTGGCCGCGACGGGGATCATGACGGCCTTTTCGGGCTTCGCGCCGCCGGTCGAGGATCGGCTGATCGGCGGGATCGCCGGCTTCGCTTCGTTGATGCTGGTGGCGGCTGCCTATCGCGGGCTGCGCGGGCGCGAGGGGCTGGGCGGGGGCGATCCCAAGCTGTTCGGCGCGATCGGATTGTGGCTCGGTTGGCAGGCGCTGCCGATGGTGCTGCTGGCGGCGTGCATGGTCGGGCTGGGCGCGGTCGCCGCTTTGAGGCTTGGCGGAAAGCCGATGGGGATGCAGGATCGGCTTCCGCTGGGCGTGATGCTGGCAGCGGCGGCATGGGTCACATGGCTCGGCCAGGCATATGAGAGGATGGCTTGA
- a CDS encoding BamA/TamA family outer membrane protein yields MAFLPGVACAQIASPGQPGQGAPMPAPTPPPAESQPQDETIVPDDVFEAAMPPIGDDIDAPLTPITPTPGATESSASALERLTAALEGKLEAIKQEEPEFAQALPPLSEFALAPPAEIEGVKDGKTVVLFYEWEVDGLDAIGAEDRFRELSALRRGKGKAANSAMVSARAAEDERLALRLMQSLGYYDATAISTIEQRPQNSGRLAAVITATPGPLYRIGTIDVVADPTVPADLILRELPLKTGDPLEADRVQGAEANVSLRLPQQGYPFAQVGERDILLDEVAYTGDYTLPVDVGPRASFRGFQTEGRRQVFGVDHIAVLARFRRDQLYDSRHVDDLREALIATSLFSTVSVEPVRTGEKGPDGTEYVDLLVRQTAGRPRTLAGELGYSTGQGIRLEGSWTHRNLFPPEGALIASGVIGTSEQGASVTFRRSNWRQRDRTLTLGLSVNRSNFDAYESFTGSFSARISRDSTPIWQKRWTYYYGLEIVGSNEDRFNFNRGVRDRGTYLIGALPAFLGYDTSDNLLNPTRGFRIKANVSPEASVRGAARPYARLMVEGTAYYPVTPSIVIAGRARVGSIPGIDRDDLAPSRRYYAGGGGSVRGFGYQELGPRSPDGKPVGGRSLAEFAIEARYRFGNFGIVPFIDAGQVYEGLYPTGKNIRFGAGIGGRFYTNFGPLRVDVATPINRQQGESRISLYISIGQAF; encoded by the coding sequence GTGGCGTTTCTACCGGGGGTGGCGTGCGCGCAGATCGCGTCGCCGGGCCAGCCGGGACAGGGCGCGCCCATGCCTGCTCCAACACCGCCGCCTGCCGAGAGCCAGCCGCAGGACGAAACCATCGTTCCGGATGACGTGTTCGAAGCTGCGATGCCGCCGATCGGCGACGATATCGACGCGCCGCTTACGCCGATCACCCCCACGCCCGGCGCGACTGAGTCCAGCGCGAGTGCGCTCGAGCGGTTGACCGCGGCGCTGGAAGGCAAGCTGGAAGCGATCAAGCAGGAAGAACCGGAATTCGCGCAGGCGTTGCCGCCGCTTTCGGAGTTTGCGCTGGCGCCACCCGCGGAGATCGAAGGCGTGAAGGACGGCAAGACCGTCGTTCTGTTCTACGAATGGGAAGTCGACGGGCTGGACGCGATCGGCGCCGAAGACCGGTTCCGCGAACTCTCGGCGCTGCGGCGTGGCAAGGGCAAGGCGGCGAATTCCGCGATGGTCTCCGCTCGCGCGGCCGAGGATGAGCGGCTGGCGCTGCGGCTGATGCAGTCGCTGGGCTATTATGACGCGACCGCGATCTCGACGATCGAGCAGCGCCCGCAGAATTCGGGCCGGCTGGCGGCGGTGATTACCGCGACGCCGGGACCGCTCTATCGCATCGGCACGATCGATGTGGTCGCCGATCCGACCGTGCCTGCCGACCTGATCCTGCGCGAACTGCCGCTCAAGACCGGCGATCCGCTGGAGGCCGACCGGGTGCAGGGCGCGGAAGCCAATGTGAGCCTGCGCCTGCCGCAACAGGGCTATCCCTTTGCGCAGGTGGGCGAGCGCGACATCCTGCTCGACGAGGTCGCCTATACCGGCGACTATACGCTGCCGGTCGATGTCGGGCCGCGCGCCAGCTTTCGCGGGTTCCAGACCGAAGGGCGCCGCCAGGTGTTCGGGGTCGATCATATCGCGGTGCTTGCCCGCTTCCGCCGTGACCAGCTTTACGACAGCCGCCATGTCGACGATCTGCGTGAGGCGCTGATTGCGACCAGCCTGTTCTCCACCGTCTCGGTCGAACCGGTGCGAACGGGCGAGAAGGGGCCGGACGGCACCGAATATGTCGACCTGCTCGTGCGCCAGACCGCCGGGCGGCCCCGCACCCTGGCGGGCGAGCTGGGCTACAGCACCGGGCAGGGCATCAGGCTCGAAGGGAGCTGGACGCACCGCAATCTGTTCCCGCCCGAAGGCGCACTGATCGCATCGGGCGTGATCGGCACCAGCGAGCAGGGGGCGAGCGTGACATTCCGCCGCTCGAACTGGCGCCAGCGCGACCGGACGCTGACGCTGGGCCTGTCGGTCAATCGCAGCAATTTCGATGCGTACGAGTCCTTCACGGGCAGCTTCTCCGCGCGCATTTCGCGCGATTCCACGCCGATCTGGCAGAAGCGCTGGACCTATTATTACGGGCTGGAAATCGTCGGGTCGAACGAGGACCGGTTCAACTTCAACCGCGGCGTACGCGATCGCGGCACCTATTTGATCGGCGCGCTTCCGGCATTTCTCGGCTACGATACCTCGGACAATCTGCTGAACCCGACGCGCGGGTTCCGGATCAAGGCCAATGTCAGCCCCGAGGCATCGGTACGCGGCGCGGCGCGGCCCTATGCCCGGCTGATGGTAGAAGGCACGGCCTATTATCCGGTGACGCCGAGCATCGTGATCGCCGGGCGCGCCCGCGTCGGATCGATCCCCGGCATCGACCGCGACGACCTCGCGCCGTCGCGGCGCTATTACGCGGGCGGCGGCGGATCGGTGCGCGGCTTCGGCTATCAGGAACTCGGCCCCCGCTCGCCCGACGGCAAGCCGGTTGGCGGACGCAGCCTCGCCGAGTTCGCGATCGAAGCACGGTATCGGTTCGGCAACTTCGGGATTGTACCGTTTATCGATGCGGGACAGGTGTATGAGGGCCTGTATCCGACCGGCAAGAATATCCGGTTCGGCGCCGGAATCGGCGGTAGATTCTACACCAATTTCGGTCCGCTTCGCGTCGATGTCGCTACGCCGATCAACCGGCAGCAGGGTGAGTCCCGCATTTCGCTCTACATCTCGATCGGGCAGGCGTTCTGA
- the gntA gene encoding guanitoxin biosynthesis heme-dependent pre-guanitoxin N-hydroxylase GntA, whose protein sequence is MFQWKHEAHDQLEALLFDHVRDAAFPCVGAKSALARGTLEVLACNRIDSAWDDLRIHDRLMHFAWAYAQDKTLFRSFAVVFDGPCDLDEAAFEAALWSRVQSLSDKDVWRGQDYDPAVSPDPANLHFSLSFGGEAFFVVGLHPHASRPARRFDRPAMVFNLHDQFEQLREAGKYEGLREKILIRDEALAGDRNPMLARHGEASEARQYSGRMVDESWRCPFSYSGDER, encoded by the coding sequence ATGTTCCAATGGAAACACGAAGCGCACGACCAGCTGGAGGCGCTTCTTTTCGATCACGTCCGGGACGCGGCCTTTCCGTGCGTCGGCGCCAAATCGGCGCTCGCGCGCGGCACGCTCGAAGTGCTCGCCTGCAACCGCATCGACAGCGCGTGGGACGATCTGCGCATCCATGACCGGCTGATGCACTTCGCCTGGGCCTATGCGCAGGACAAGACGCTGTTCCGCAGCTTCGCCGTGGTGTTCGACGGCCCCTGCGATCTCGACGAAGCCGCGTTCGAAGCCGCGCTCTGGTCCCGCGTCCAGTCGCTGTCCGACAAGGATGTGTGGCGCGGACAGGATTATGATCCGGCGGTCAGCCCCGATCCCGCCAACCTGCATTTCTCGCTCAGCTTCGGCGGCGAAGCCTTCTTCGTCGTCGGCCTGCATCCCCATGCCAGCCGCCCCGCCCGCCGCTTCGATCGCCCAGCGATGGTCTTCAACCTGCACGATCAGTTCGAGCAGCTGCGCGAAGCCGGCAAATATGAGGGCCTGCGCGAAAAGATCCTGATCCGCGACGAAGCGCTGGCCGGCGACCGCAACCCCATGCTCGCCCGCCACGGCGAAGCCAGCGAAGCGCGCCAGTATAGCGGGCGCATGGTGGACGAAAGCTGGCGCTGCCCGTTCAGCTATTCCGGAGACGAACGATAG
- a CDS encoding urea carboxylase-associated family protein, producing MDTIEIPERSGTAFRLARGETLTVIDPRGEQVADLLAFNADDVDEAISSGRTLDYASRIYLTTGDKLWSNRSNVMLEIIEDRVGRHDFLLTPCSADTFRLLYKDLPPHRGCFGNLAAALEPYGIGPDRIPTAFNCFMNVPVDGETGELKVLPPISKAGDHIKLRAEMDLIIGLTACSAPDSNGGSFKPIHYRVESAQR from the coding sequence ATAGACACGATCGAAATCCCCGAACGCAGCGGCACCGCCTTCCGGCTCGCCCGTGGCGAAACCCTCACCGTGATCGATCCGCGCGGCGAGCAGGTCGCCGATCTGCTCGCGTTCAACGCCGATGACGTGGACGAAGCCATCTCGTCGGGCCGCACGCTCGATTATGCCTCGCGCATCTATCTCACCACCGGCGACAAGCTCTGGTCGAACCGGTCGAACGTGATGCTGGAAATCATAGAGGATAGGGTCGGCCGCCACGATTTCCTGCTGACCCCTTGCTCCGCAGATACCTTCCGATTGCTCTACAAGGACCTGCCTCCGCATCGCGGCTGTTTCGGCAATCTCGCCGCCGCGCTGGAGCCCTATGGCATCGGCCCGGACCGTATCCCCACCGCCTTCAACTGCTTCATGAACGTGCCGGTCGATGGCGAAACCGGCGAACTCAAGGTGCTGCCCCCGATCAGCAAGGCCGGCGACCATATCAAGCTGCGCGCGGAGATGGATCTCATCATCGGCCTCACCGCCTGCTCCGCGCCGGATTCGAACGGCGGCAGCTTCAAGCCGATCCATTACCGCGTGGAATCGGCACAACGCTGA
- a CDS encoding MarR family transcriptional regulator, whose protein sequence is MTTLKLDQFLPYRLSIASNAISDAIATAYRTLFGLKISEWRLVAVLAEGGAMSQQALCGRTRMDKVTVSRAAIALADRGLVERAPNPEDQRSHLLALSRAGWALYEQIAPKALEMERRIFEGIDEAELARFSEMLDRIEAGVEALDR, encoded by the coding sequence ATGACTACGCTGAAGCTCGATCAGTTCCTGCCCTATCGCCTGTCGATCGCGTCCAACGCGATTTCGGATGCGATCGCGACGGCCTATCGCACGCTGTTCGGGCTCAAGATTTCGGAATGGCGGCTGGTCGCCGTGCTGGCCGAGGGCGGGGCAATGAGCCAGCAGGCGCTGTGCGGGCGGACGCGGATGGACAAGGTGACGGTCAGCCGCGCCGCGATCGCGCTGGCCGATCGCGGGCTGGTGGAGCGTGCACCCAATCCAGAGGACCAGAGATCCCACCTGCTTGCGCTCAGCCGCGCAGGCTGGGCGCTTTACGAACAGATCGCCCCCAAGGCGCTGGAGATGGAGCGGCGCATTTTCGAGGGGATCGACGAAGCCGAACTCGCGCGCTTCAGCGAGATGCTCGACCGGATCGAAGCCGGGGTCGAGGCGCTCGACCGCTGA
- a CDS encoding translocation/assembly module TamB domain-containing protein, translating into MAPDTPEQAPATETETVTVVERRPVWQRVAKWVAITLVAIALILGATLLAINTGPGRAFVARQISNYTMASGLNIRVGRIDGSLYGAMVLRDVEVRDSKGAFATVPELAMDWRPFQYLSNHVDVRSLTSPLVKLDRLPALKSTTSDPNAPLLPDIDIDIGKIDIARIEIGTAVTGKRHIAKLAGKAHISGGRAQIDANGGTLSGPGIAGGDLLAVKLDAVPDQDKLDIDMRLNAPANGLVAGLAGVDQPLTFSITGDGSWKNWKGQAVSTLGGAELADLAITAKDGTYAVRGIANPGLYMKGAVERLASPNLDIALDLAWADRKADTKLHLRSSALDVTAEGLLDFAGNSFGNFRTEAVLLTPGAIAPNLVGRDVRFAMLLNGQFARPIVDYKLQAAILGFGEIRVEKLFAEGKARVDADRILVPITAKAARVSGLNEAAGGLVTNLTVQGDLAISGDQLLSDNLKLKSDRVDATAVIAADLGNGHYAGALKGRVNDYEIDGVGVVNLTTDAELYAAPGGGWGIRGHVAGTSTRIFSDGVRTFLGGNAAATAKVGFDQNGIVTFSELRLNAPEFRITGGSGRYDTNGTLLLNADGYSERYGPITARVTGSLTAPVVALRAPRPGVGVGLVNLEALVKGSPSGAYAIDAKGDTDYGPFTANVLVQTGNALTIDIRSGRFAGMDVTGKLQQVPAGPFAGRLDFVGSGVTGNALLSAEGNIQRADFDARANNAKIPGVAELSIGRAIIRGNVLLKDTPEITADAQVAAMRSGGFTVKTARVKIDYKGGSGTAQAYLDGSSGVPFKVAANALFRPKEWLVAVDGKGGGVGFRTPKDAPARITFEGSTYKLMPTRIAFDRGSARIAGTYGAGLTFQTRVDSMDLALANVFIPGLGIGGTATGSLDFSQPTPSSFPTANGRIEISNFTRASLAQVSVPVNMVFIGKLTQDGGDARALIRRGNTTVGRMVATLSPLGPSAGSWQERLLAAPLSGGVRYNGPAAVIFSLAGFANQQVDGPIGIAADFSGRVRAPDFSGVVRASNLTYENETYGTRLSKLSIDGRFNDDSLIIDSMNAVAGSGTVKASGTIGLSSDAGFPMNITADLDNARLARSDALSATATGKITITGGPNGGKIAGTLDIPNARYEVIRQGAADVAELTGVRRKSDVFKTPEQRAQAAAMGRFDLDLRIRAENELFINGMGLESEWRANIFVRGTSASPQITGNATLVRGTYEFAGKRFTVNRGTIRFGGGNTYNPTIDISATTNAEGVTAILNITGTAQAPRIAFTSTPALPQEEVLSRILFGSTVTNLSATEAIQLAASLNALRGSGGGLNPLGQLRSAVGIDRLRILAADDTSGRGTALAAGQYITDDIYVEVITDARGFTATQLEIALSRALSILSQTGSFGGSSVSIRYSRDY; encoded by the coding sequence ATGGCTCCCGATACGCCCGAGCAGGCCCCCGCCACCGAGACCGAGACGGTCACCGTCGTCGAACGGCGGCCGGTGTGGCAGCGCGTCGCCAAATGGGTGGCGATCACGCTGGTGGCGATCGCGCTGATCCTCGGCGCGACGCTGCTGGCGATCAACACCGGGCCGGGCAGGGCATTCGTCGCGCGGCAGATCAGCAACTATACGATGGCGTCGGGCCTCAACATCCGCGTCGGCCGGATCGACGGATCCCTGTACGGCGCAATGGTGCTGCGCGACGTCGAGGTGCGCGACAGCAAGGGCGCATTCGCCACCGTGCCCGAACTGGCGATGGACTGGCGGCCTTTCCAATATCTGTCCAACCATGTCGATGTCCGTTCGCTTACCAGCCCGCTGGTGAAGCTCGACCGGCTACCCGCGCTCAAATCGACGACCAGCGATCCCAACGCACCGCTGCTGCCCGACATCGATATCGACATCGGCAAGATCGACATCGCCCGGATCGAGATCGGCACTGCGGTGACCGGCAAGCGCCACATCGCGAAGCTGGCGGGCAAGGCGCACATCTCGGGCGGGCGAGCGCAGATCGACGCCAATGGCGGCACACTGAGCGGGCCGGGGATCGCCGGCGGCGACCTGCTGGCGGTGAAGCTCGACGCGGTGCCCGATCAGGACAAGCTCGACATCGACATGCGGCTGAACGCGCCCGCCAACGGCCTGGTCGCCGGGCTGGCGGGGGTGGATCAGCCGCTGACCTTCTCGATCACCGGCGACGGCAGCTGGAAGAACTGGAAGGGGCAGGCGGTCAGCACGCTGGGCGGCGCCGAACTCGCCGATCTGGCGATCACCGCGAAGGACGGCACCTATGCCGTGCGAGGGATCGCCAATCCGGGCCTGTACATGAAGGGGGCCGTCGAGCGGCTGGCGTCCCCCAATCTCGACATCGCGCTCGATCTCGCCTGGGCGGATCGCAAGGCGGATACCAAGCTGCACCTTCGCTCCAGCGCGCTCGACGTGACCGCCGAAGGTCTGCTCGACTTTGCGGGCAACAGCTTCGGCAATTTCCGCACCGAAGCGGTGCTGCTGACTCCCGGCGCGATCGCGCCCAACCTGGTCGGCCGCGACGTGCGTTTCGCGATGCTGCTCAACGGCCAGTTCGCGCGGCCGATCGTTGATTACAAGCTGCAGGCCGCAATCCTCGGCTTCGGCGAGATCCGGGTCGAGAAACTGTTCGCCGAGGGCAAGGCGCGGGTCGATGCCGATCGCATCCTGGTGCCGATCACGGCCAAGGCCGCGCGGGTATCGGGGCTGAACGAAGCGGCGGGCGGGCTGGTGACCAATCTGACGGTGCAGGGCGACCTCGCCATTTCGGGCGACCAGTTGCTGTCCGACAATCTCAAGCTCAAGTCCGACCGGGTCGACGCCACAGCGGTGATTGCCGCCGATCTGGGCAATGGCCATTATGCCGGCGCGCTGAAGGGGCGGGTCAACGATTACGAGATCGACGGCGTGGGCGTGGTCAACCTGACCACCGACGCCGAGCTCTATGCGGCACCCGGCGGCGGCTGGGGCATTCGCGGCCATGTCGCGGGCACCAGCACGCGCATCTTCAGCGACGGGGTGCGCACCTTCCTGGGCGGCAATGCCGCCGCTACCGCCAAGGTCGGGTTCGACCAGAACGGGATCGTCACCTTCAGCGAATTGCGGCTGAACGCGCCCGAATTCCGCATCACCGGCGGATCGGGACGATACGACACCAACGGCACGCTGCTGCTCAACGCCGATGGCTATTCGGAGCGCTATGGCCCGATCACCGCGCGGGTTACGGGATCGCTGACCGCGCCCGTAGTGGCGCTGCGCGCGCCGCGTCCGGGTGTCGGCGTCGGTCTCGTCAATCTCGAAGCACTGGTGAAGGGCAGCCCGAGCGGCGCCTATGCGATCGATGCGAAGGGCGACACCGATTATGGGCCGTTCACCGCGAATGTGCTGGTGCAGACCGGTAACGCGCTGACGATCGATATCCGCAGCGGGCGTTTTGCGGGGATGGACGTGACCGGAAAGCTGCAACAGGTCCCGGCGGGGCCGTTCGCAGGGCGGCTCGATTTCGTCGGATCGGGCGTGACCGGCAATGCGCTGCTTTCGGCTGAGGGCAATATCCAGCGCGCCGATTTCGACGCGCGAGCGAACAATGCGAAAATCCCGGGCGTGGCGGAGCTGAGCATCGGGCGTGCGATCATCCGCGGCAATGTGCTGCTGAAGGACACGCCGGAGATCACCGCCGACGCGCAGGTCGCGGCGATGCGCAGCGGCGGTTTCACGGTCAAGACCGCGCGAGTGAAGATCGACTACAAGGGCGGCAGCGGGACGGCGCAGGCCTATCTCGACGGATCGTCGGGGGTGCCGTTCAAGGTCGCGGCCAATGCCCTGTTCCGGCCGAAGGAATGGCTGGTCGCGGTGGACGGCAAGGGCGGCGGCGTCGGTTTCCGCACGCCGAAGGACGCGCCTGCCCGGATCACCTTCGAAGGATCGACCTACAAGCTGATGCCGACGCGCATCGCCTTCGATCGCGGCAGCGCGCGGATCGCCGGCACCTATGGCGCGGGCCTGACTTTCCAGACGCGCGTCGACAGCATGGATCTGGCGCTGGCCAATGTTTTCATCCCTGGCTTGGGCATCGGTGGCACGGCGACGGGCAGCCTCGATTTCTCGCAGCCCACGCCGAGCAGCTTCCCCACCGCCAATGGCCGGATCGAGATTTCGAACTTCACCCGGGCCAGCCTCGCGCAGGTCTCGGTGCCGGTGAACATGGTCTTCATCGGCAAGCTGACCCAGGATGGCGGCGATGCCCGCGCGCTGATCCGGCGCGGCAATACGACCGTGGGCCGGATGGTCGCGACGCTCAGCCCGCTGGGGCCGAGCGCGGGAAGCTGGCAGGAGCGGCTGCTTGCCGCGCCGCTTTCGGGCGGGGTGCGCTATAACGGTCCGGCGGCGGTGATCTTCTCGCTCGCCGGGTTCGCCAACCAGCAGGTGGACGGACCGATCGGGATCGCGGCGGACTTTTCCGGCCGGGTGCGCGCGCCCGATTTCTCGGGCGTCGTCCGCGCGAGCAACCTGACCTATGAGAACGAGACCTATGGCACGCGCCTGTCGAAGCTGAGCATCGATGGCCGGTTCAATGACGACAGCCTGATCATCGACAGCATGAACGCCGTTGCGGGATCGGGCACGGTCAAGGCCAGCGGGACGATCGGCCTGTCTTCCGACGCGGGCTTCCCGATGAACATCACCGCCGATCTCGACAATGCCCGGCTGGCGCGCAGCGACGCGCTGTCGGCCACCGCGACGGGCAAGATCACGATCACCGGCGGCCCGAACGGGGGCAAGATCGCGGGTACGCTCGATATCCCCAACGCCCGCTACGAAGTGATCCGCCAAGGCGCGGCCGACGTGGCCGAGCTGACCGGCGTGCGGCGCAAGAGCGACGTGTTCAAGACGCCCGAGCAGCGCGCGCAGGCGGCGGCGATGGGCCGGTTCGATCTCGACCTGCGTATCCGGGCCGAGAACGAGCTGTTCATCAACGGCATGGGGCTGGAATCCGAATGGCGCGCCAACATCTTCGTGCGCGGCACTTCGGCCAGTCCGCAGATCACCGGCAACGCGACGCTGGTGCGCGGGACCTATGAATTCGCGGGCAAGCGCTTCACCGTCAATCGCGGCACGATCCGTTTCGGAGGGGGCAACACCTACAATCCGACGATCGACATCAGCGCGACGACCAATGCCGAGGGCGTGACCGCGATCCTGAACATCACCGGCACGGCGCAGGCGCCGCGCATCGCCTTCACCTCCACCCCCGCGCTGCCGCAGGAGGAAGTGCTGTCGCGCATCCTGTTCGGCAGCACGGTGACCAACCTGTCGGCGACCGAAGCGATCCAGCTTGCCGCTTCGCTCAATGCGCTGCGCGGATCGGGCGGCGGATTGAACCCGCTCGGCCAGCTGCGTTCGGCGGTGGGCATCGACCGGCTGCGCATCCTCGCCGCCG
- a CDS encoding SH3 domain-containing protein, giving the protein MRLWSWIILGAAALSLTVLDAGEAWAQRKPPYFASIAAGKARMRTGPGRNYPASWLYQREDLPIRVIDVYGEWRKVQDPDGTEGWMQVNLLSDTRTAMIVGRVAELRAQPQFGARVNWRAAPGVVGRISRCRQGWCYFDVRGRGGYVEQSHIWGTDPNEVVP; this is encoded by the coding sequence ATGCGTTTGTGGAGCTGGATCATCCTCGGCGCGGCGGCGCTGAGCCTGACCGTGCTCGACGCGGGCGAGGCCTGGGCGCAGCGCAAGCCGCCCTATTTCGCATCGATCGCGGCCGGCAAGGCGCGGATGCGCACCGGCCCGGGGCGCAATTATCCGGCAAGCTGGCTCTATCAGCGCGAGGACCTGCCGATCCGGGTGATCGACGTCTATGGCGAATGGCGCAAGGTGCAGGACCCGGACGGGACCGAAGGCTGGATGCAGGTCAACCTTCTGAGCGACACGCGCACCGCGATGATCGTGGGACGCGTGGCCGAGCTTCGCGCCCAGCCGCAATTCGGCGCGCGGGTCAACTGGCGCGCGGCGCCGGGTGTGGTCGGGCGGATCAGCCGGTGCCGGCAGGGCTGGTGCTATTTCGATGTGCGCGGGCGCGGCGGCTATGTCGAACAGAGCCATATCTGGGGGACCGACCCCAACGAAGTGGTGCCCTGA
- a CDS encoding coniferyl aldehyde dehydrogenase — MRDILERQRKAFMAELPVPLDVRRDRLKRAVAMVTDHADRFCDALSEDFGHRSREQSMITDIGASIGPLKHAMKKMAGWAKAERKPVMFPLGLLGAKGSVEYQPKGVVGVIAPWNFPVNLVMSPLAGIFAAGNRAMVKTSEYTPAVAALFEEVVGHYFAVEELAFVSGGPEVGKAFAELPFDHLLFTGATGIGKHILHAAADNLTPVTLELGGKSPVIVGRSADLAQATERVVMGKMMNAGQICLAPDYMLVAAEQEDEVIAGLTRAASTFYPSILANPDYTAVINDRHYQRLTTWIDDARARGADVITVNPAGEDFATSNSRKMPLHIIRGATDDMTVMQEEIFGPILPVRRYDTIETAVEEVNRRDRPLALYYFGKDATERRRVLDRTISGGVTTDDVIFHVSMEELPFGGIGPSGMGAYHGEAGFRTFSHARSIYRQPKIDVAKLAGFKPPYGAATRKAIARQMK, encoded by the coding sequence ATGCGGGATATTCTCGAGCGGCAGCGCAAGGCGTTCATGGCCGAACTGCCCGTGCCGCTGGACGTGCGCCGCGACCGGCTGAAGCGTGCGGTGGCGATGGTGACCGATCATGCGGACCGTTTCTGCGACGCGCTGAGCGAGGATTTCGGGCATCGCAGCCGCGAGCAATCGATGATCACCGATATCGGCGCGTCGATCGGGCCGCTGAAGCACGCGATGAAGAAGATGGCGGGCTGGGCGAAGGCCGAGCGCAAGCCGGTGATGTTCCCGCTGGGCCTGCTCGGCGCGAAGGGCAGCGTCGAATATCAGCCCAAGGGCGTGGTCGGCGTGATCGCGCCGTGGAATTTTCCGGTCAATCTGGTGATGAGTCCGCTCGCCGGCATCTTCGCGGCGGGCAATCGGGCGATGGTGAAGACCAGCGAATATACGCCTGCCGTCGCGGCCTTGTTCGAGGAAGTGGTCGGCCATTATTTCGCGGTCGAGGAACTGGCGTTCGTCAGTGGCGGGCCGGAAGTGGGCAAGGCGTTCGCCGAATTGCCGTTCGATCATCTGCTGTTCACCGGCGCGACCGGAATCGGCAAGCATATCCTCCATGCCGCCGCCGATAACCTCACGCCCGTCACGCTGGAGCTGGGCGGCAAGTCTCCGGTGATCGTCGGCCGCAGCGCCGATCTGGCGCAGGCCACCGAGCGGGTGGTGATGGGCAAGATGATGAACGCCGGGCAGATTTGCCTCGCGCCGGATTACATGCTGGTCGCCGCGGAACAGGAAGACGAAGTGATTGCGGGGCTGACCAGGGCAGCCTCGACCTTCTACCCCTCGATCCTCGCCAATCCCGATTACACTGCGGTGATCAACGACCGGCATTATCAGCGCCTGACCACCTGGATCGACGATGCCCGCGCGCGCGGCGCCGATGTGATTACGGTCAATCCGGCGGGCGAGGATTTCGCCACCTCGAACTCGCGCAAGATGCCGCTGCACATCATCCGCGGTGCGACCGACGACATGACGGTGATGCAGGAGGAGATTTTCGGGCCGATCCTGCCGGTGCGGCGATACGACACGATCGAAACCGCGGTGGAGGAAGTGAACCGGCGCGACCGGCCGCTGGCGCTCTATTATTTCGGCAAGGATGCGACCGAGCGCCGCCGCGTGCTCGACCGGACGATTTCGGGCGGGGTGACCACCGACGATGTGATCTTCCACGTCTCGATGGAGGAACTGCCGTTCGGCGGCATCGGCCCGTCAGGCATGGGCGCCTATCACGGCGAAGCGGGGTTCAGGACGTTCAGCCATGCGCGCAGCATCTATCGCCAGCCGAAAATCGACGTGGCGAAGCTGGCCGGGTTCAAGCCGCCTTATGGTGCGGCCACTCGCAAGGCGATCGCGCGTCAGATGAAATAG